In Drosophila gunungcola strain Sukarami unplaced genomic scaffold, Dgunungcola_SK_2 000127F, whole genome shotgun sequence, the following proteins share a genomic window:
- the LOC128265505 gene encoding DDB1- and CUL4-associated factor 7 has translation MSSTAGKRKEIYKYLAPWPLYSMNWSVRPDKRFRLALGSFIEEYNNKVQIISLDEDTSEFSAKSTFDHPYPTTKIMWIPDSKGVYPDLLATSGDYLRVWRAGEPDTRLECVLNNNKNSDFCAPLTSFDWNEVDPNLVGTSSIDTTCTIWGLETGQPHARVYVAGHVKTQLIAHDKEVYDIAFSRAGGGRDMFASVGADGSVRMFDLRHLEHSTIIYEDPAHTALLRLAWNKQDPNYLATVAMDSCEVIILDVRVPCTPVARLSNHRACVNGIAWAPHSSCHICTAGDDHQALIWDIQQMPRAIEDPILAYTAAEGEVNQIQWGATQPDWIAICYNKACEILRV, from the exons ATGTCATCGACCGCCGGCAAGCGCAAGGAGATCTACAAATATCTCGCACCATGGCCCCTGTACTCCATGAACTGGAGTGTCCGGCCGGACAAGCGATTCCGGCTCGCACTGGGCAGCTTCATCGAGGAGTACAACAACAAGGTGCAGATCATCAGCCTGGACGAGGACACCAGCGAATTTAGTGCGAAGAG CACCTTTGACCATCCATATCCCACAACCAAGATCATGTGGATCCCGGACTCCAAGGGCGTCTACCCGGATCTGTTGGCCACCAGCGGCGATTATTTGCGGGTGTGGCGTGCCGGCGAACCTGACACGCGACTCGAGTGTGTGCTCAATAACAACAAGAACAGCGACTTCTGCGCCCCGCTCACCTCGTTCGACTGGAACGAGGTGGATCCCAATCTGGTCGGCACCTCCTCGATAGACACCACCTGCACCATCTGGGGACTGGAGACTGGACAGCCGCACGCCCGGGTCTATGTGGCGGGACACGTGAAGACGCAGCTCATTGCCCACGACAAGGAGGTCTACGACATTGCTTTTTCGCGGGCAGGCGGCGGTCGGGACATGTTTGCCTCGGTGGGAGCGGACGGATCGGTGCGCATGTTTGATCTACGGCATCTGGAGCACTCGACTATTATCTATGAG GATCCTGCCCACACGGCGCTGCTGCGCTTGGCCTGGAACAAACAGGATCCGAACTATTTAGCCACAGTTGCCATGGACTCGTGCgaagttattattttagatgTTCGTGTTCCTTGTACACCCGTTGCAAGACTGAGCAATCACAGAGCGTGCGTCAACGGTATTGCGTGGGCGCCGCATAG TTCCTGTCACATCTGCACTGCCGGTGATGATCACCAAGCACTGATCTGGGATATACAACAAATGCCACGCGCAATCGAGGATCCAATTTTAGCTTATACAGCTGCCGAGGGCGAAGTCAATCAGATCCAGTGGGGCGCCACCCAGCCCGACTGGATAGCCATTTGCTACAACAAAGCGTGCGAGATCCTGCGGGTCTAA